The following proteins come from a genomic window of Anticarsia gemmatalis isolate Benzon Research Colony breed Stoneville strain chromosome 25, ilAntGemm2 primary, whole genome shotgun sequence:
- the LOC142983892 gene encoding uncharacterized protein LOC142983892 has translation MYAAYVPLGPIMMLHACGQLDIVRMKIDHLFEEADAEIIKEKMKAIIERLQYIYKFVKIIEDVFTVAYELTLKGTTLILPVAFYEFIEAAHRGELSVELITFIIGGILISSSPCYYSDLLMEKGEKVRLSLYSCGWELFYDRSTRTTLQILLLYALRPVAIRTVFRTLCLEALTDVSIHLNPY, from the exons ATGTACGCAGCATATGTCCCTTTGGGACCGATCATGATGTTGCATGCCTGTGGTCAGTTGGATATCGTGAGGATGAAGATTGATCATTTGTTCGAAGAAGCTGATGCTGAGATTATTAAGGAAAAGATGAAAGCTATTATTGAGCGGTTGCAGTATATTTACAA ATTCGTGAAAATAATTGAAGACGTATTTACCGTCGCATACGAATTAACACTAAAGGGCACCACACTGATTTTGCCAGTTGCGTTCTATGAGTTTATTGAG GCCGCACACCGAGGAGAACTGAGCGTGGAATTGATCACTTTCATCATCGGAGGAATACTTATCAGTAGTTCACCGTGTTATTACAGTGACCTACTGATGGAAaag GGTGAGAAGGTCCGTCTGTCGCTGTACTCCTGCGGCTGGGAGTTGTTCTACGACCGGTCCACGCGCACCACGCTGCAGATCCTTCTGTTATACGCACTCAGGCCTGTCGCCATACGTACCGTCTTTAGAACTTTGTGTTTAGAAGCTCTGACTGACGTAAGTATTCATctcaatccatactaa